Proteins from a genomic interval of Nitrospira sp.:
- the pilQ gene encoding type IV pilus secretin PilQ, with product MKTLAAVAGTSFRRAWWLGMVGALLSAQTVQAEPLLTQAVGLEQRAHDQATIASDAIDAPAQMVTKIEVRPEGDEVTVLVKGDGKLFSSARLLDENRLVVDLISVSSALKSPLVSGQHQLLRKVRVGYHADKVRLVLELLGRPSFSVTPVGHDILVSLKPRAVAANVVPVNVPSSPEGNIPDPVGIGGSEFADSGQAVPRETRAKKGQVMGPAQGKFKVRTIQMATESSAPESDSRGDDLVAGQTRFAGRRISLDFQQADITNILRLIAEVSGFNIVVGEGVKAKVTMKLVSVPWDQALDMLLKMNGLGMIRQGTIVWVDTLTNIAKQQDEEARAKEAKTKAEELVDRVFYIRNIQAQELQTALRQYLSPRGVMNISAGSNALIVRDTETKLAVMKQLVDGLDLQVPQVQIEARIVQADTVYARGMGIQWGIQNGDFGPNSFNFLGNATGAFAPTGGTGATTIPRDFIVNLPAQVGGLPAVPAIGYQFGKLAPGFALDLRLSAGELLGLSKVIAAPKITTLDKREAKISQGESIPFQTTSLQGTQTTFVDANLELNVTPQITSRDPKEVGKQILMKVRATRNAVGARSNPAGPSIDRREATTQVIVRDGETMVIGGVFVDTQNNNVQGVPYLSRIPVLGWLFKNKSESVSKQELLIFMTPTIIRTT from the coding sequence ATGAAAACATTAGCGGCAGTGGCAGGTACTTCGTTTCGCCGGGCATGGTGGCTGGGGATGGTGGGTGCCCTGTTGAGCGCTCAGACTGTTCAAGCTGAGCCATTGCTTACTCAGGCGGTTGGCCTTGAGCAGAGGGCGCATGACCAGGCAACCATTGCGTCCGATGCGATCGATGCTCCAGCCCAAATGGTCACTAAGATTGAAGTCCGTCCGGAAGGGGACGAGGTTACCGTCCTTGTGAAGGGCGATGGGAAATTGTTCTCGTCCGCTCGATTATTGGACGAGAATCGGCTGGTTGTTGATCTCATCTCTGTGTCGTCGGCGCTCAAATCTCCCCTGGTCTCGGGGCAGCATCAGCTTCTTAGAAAAGTCAGAGTTGGATATCATGCTGATAAGGTTCGTCTTGTTCTCGAGCTTCTTGGTCGTCCCTCATTTTCGGTCACTCCTGTTGGACATGACATTCTGGTCTCGTTAAAGCCGAGAGCGGTGGCGGCGAATGTTGTTCCGGTGAACGTGCCATCGTCTCCTGAAGGAAACATCCCCGATCCTGTAGGAATAGGCGGGAGCGAGTTTGCAGATTCTGGACAGGCGGTGCCGAGGGAGACCCGCGCAAAGAAGGGGCAGGTTATGGGGCCTGCGCAAGGGAAGTTCAAGGTCCGAACCATTCAAATGGCCACGGAGAGCTCAGCTCCGGAGAGCGATTCAAGAGGAGATGATCTTGTTGCCGGTCAGACACGCTTTGCTGGACGCCGGATCTCGTTAGATTTTCAGCAGGCCGATATCACCAATATCCTTCGTCTCATCGCTGAGGTCAGTGGGTTTAATATCGTGGTGGGCGAGGGGGTTAAGGCCAAGGTGACGATGAAGCTTGTCAGCGTGCCATGGGATCAAGCCCTGGATATGCTGCTCAAGATGAATGGGTTGGGCATGATTCGTCAGGGAACAATCGTGTGGGTTGATACGCTGACGAACATTGCCAAGCAGCAGGATGAAGAGGCCCGCGCGAAGGAAGCGAAGACCAAAGCTGAAGAACTGGTAGATCGCGTGTTCTACATCAGGAACATTCAAGCACAGGAACTGCAAACAGCATTGCGGCAGTATTTAAGCCCTCGTGGAGTCATGAATATCAGTGCTGGAAGCAATGCGTTGATCGTCCGGGATACCGAGACCAAGCTTGCGGTGATGAAGCAATTAGTGGATGGGTTGGATCTTCAAGTGCCACAGGTTCAGATTGAAGCGCGCATTGTTCAGGCCGATACGGTCTATGCACGCGGTATGGGCATTCAATGGGGCATTCAGAACGGTGATTTTGGGCCCAACTCATTTAACTTTCTTGGAAATGCAACTGGCGCATTTGCTCCTACTGGAGGGACTGGCGCAACCACAATTCCAAGAGACTTTATCGTCAATCTCCCTGCGCAGGTTGGTGGACTTCCGGCGGTTCCGGCGATCGGATATCAGTTTGGTAAGCTGGCACCCGGCTTTGCCTTGGATTTACGGCTGTCTGCTGGAGAGTTGCTGGGGTTAAGCAAAGTGATTGCGGCTCCGAAAATTACGACGCTGGATAAGCGTGAAGCGAAGATTTCACAGGGTGAATCAATTCCGTTCCAAACCACGTCGCTCCAGGGAACGCAGACGACATTTGTGGATGCGAATCTTGAGCTGAATGTGACTCCGCAAATTACGTCGCGCGATCCGAAGGAAGTCGGAAAGCAGATCCTTATGAAGGTTCGCGCTACTCGCAATGCGGTCGGTGCGCGAAGCAATCCTGCGGGTCCGAGTATCGATCGTCGTGAAGCGACGACTCAGGTTATTGTTCGCGATGGCGAGACGATGGTGATCGGCGGTGTGTTTGTGGATACCCAGAATAATAACGTGCAGGGAGTTCCGTACCTGTCACGAATTCCTGTCCTGGGATGGCTCTTTAAGAATAAATCGGAGAGCGTGTCGAAGCAGGAATTGTTGATTTTCATGACGCCGACGATCATTCGTACGACATAG
- a CDS encoding PilN domain-containing protein, producing MIRINLLPGPKGRTAKPQYDVRAQALLGVGVLLVTIAGCWWYSSSLDEAIEARQEEKLAKEKQVVQLKEQVKQVQDFEQKKKLLEDKNRVIDQLESARVGPVKVLDFVSQSIEPLKVWLTNLKLSAESVEVEGKALTNDDVVEFVNNLRRTDFFANINLQESKAAVENKINIYQFKLAFRLKG from the coding sequence ATGATTCGTATCAATCTACTTCCTGGCCCTAAAGGGCGCACGGCCAAGCCTCAGTATGATGTTCGGGCGCAGGCCTTACTGGGTGTTGGCGTGCTCTTGGTCACGATCGCAGGTTGTTGGTGGTACTCTTCTTCTCTTGATGAGGCCATTGAGGCTCGGCAGGAAGAGAAGCTAGCTAAAGAGAAGCAAGTTGTTCAGCTCAAAGAACAGGTGAAGCAGGTACAGGACTTTGAGCAGAAGAAGAAGTTGCTAGAGGATAAGAATCGGGTGATTGATCAGCTTGAGTCGGCGCGGGTCGGGCCGGTCAAAGTCTTGGATTTTGTGAGCCAAAGCATTGAGCCTTTGAAAGTCTGGCTCACCAATTTGAAGCTATCTGCTGAAAGTGTAGAAGTAGAAGGGAAGGCCTTGACGAATGATGATGTTGTCGAGTTCGTCAACAATCTGCGCCGGACTGATTTTTTCGCAAATATCAATCTCCAAGAAAGTAAGGCCGCAGTAGAGAATAAGATCAATATCTACCAGTTTAAACTGGCATTTCGCCTGAAAGGTTGA
- a CDS encoding pilus assembly protein PilP — protein MQLSSVERIARVPRIPAGTIFLAGVLLFVAGAEVGAGTLTPSNQISPLRQDSIKLPPAPEIQRQTIAPTLMANPSVEGEASLSSPSTLPDTGSGFGYDPSGRRDPFAPVVQQLQPGKMDVSLPPLQRVNLTELNLIAIVWGAYGYTAMVQTPEGYGYAVRRGTRLGQNNGVVSAITERGIIVQERFTDVYGKKQEREYVKLLHPKEGAE, from the coding sequence ATGCAACTGTCTAGTGTGGAGCGGATAGCGCGTGTGCCAAGAATTCCAGCGGGCACCATCTTCCTTGCTGGCGTATTGCTGTTCGTCGCAGGCGCGGAAGTTGGCGCCGGGACTTTGACCCCATCGAATCAAATCAGCCCGCTACGGCAGGATTCGATTAAGCTGCCTCCCGCTCCTGAAATCCAACGGCAAACCATCGCTCCGACCTTGATGGCCAATCCTTCGGTTGAAGGTGAGGCCTCGCTCTCATCTCCGTCCACTCTTCCTGATACTGGGAGCGGATTTGGATATGATCCATCAGGCCGTCGAGATCCGTTTGCGCCGGTCGTGCAGCAACTCCAACCAGGAAAGATGGATGTCAGCCTTCCTCCGCTCCAACGAGTCAATTTGACGGAGCTGAATTTAATCGCCATTGTGTGGGGCGCATACGGGTACACGGCGATGGTCCAGACTCCTGAGGGGTATGGGTATGCCGTCAGACGGGGGACACGCCTCGGGCAGAACAATGGCGTTGTGAGTGCTATTACGGAGCGAGGAATCATCGTGCAAGAGCGGTTTACCGATGTCTATGGGAAAAAACAGGAGCGAGAATACGTAAAGCTTCTTCACCCGAAAGAGGGCGCAGAATGA
- the pilM gene encoding type IV pilus assembly protein PilM translates to MFETDIVSLLTPKRQLVGLDIGSSAIKLVQLRESKGRYYLQKFGMKPLEPEVIVDGTVMDEGRVVSAIRELFEESNVKNKQVAVSISGHAVIVKKISLPPMPDEELEGQVKLAAEQYIPFDINEVNIDFHVLPADASGEGSGEMSVILVAAKKDKINELTELVKGAGLMPMVMDVDAFAIENMHAINYPLAQDETTALVNLGASVMNVNIIRGGVSLFTRDIPLGGNRYTEAIQREMGLSYEEAEETKKGERSGKAASGSIDSVIDSVNGEVASEIARTVDYFKTSASNVGLDRVLVCGGVARVSGLVQQLSDRMQTPVEVANPFSEIDTSGSDFDQDALAEMAPLASVAVGLALRSVGDR, encoded by the coding sequence ATGTTTGAGACCGACATTGTCTCGTTACTGACTCCCAAGCGTCAGCTGGTTGGGCTCGACATTGGGTCGAGCGCAATTAAGTTGGTGCAGTTGAGGGAAAGTAAGGGCCGGTACTATCTCCAGAAGTTCGGCATGAAGCCGTTGGAGCCGGAAGTGATCGTAGATGGAACGGTCATGGACGAAGGGCGAGTGGTCTCGGCAATTCGTGAGTTGTTCGAAGAATCGAATGTCAAGAACAAGCAGGTCGCGGTGTCCATATCAGGTCACGCCGTCATTGTGAAAAAAATCAGCTTGCCTCCGATGCCCGATGAGGAACTGGAAGGGCAAGTGAAATTAGCGGCGGAACAATATATTCCGTTCGATATCAATGAAGTGAATATCGATTTCCATGTGCTTCCGGCTGATGCCTCAGGCGAGGGGTCCGGGGAGATGTCGGTTATTCTCGTGGCGGCAAAGAAGGACAAGATTAATGAGTTGACCGAGTTGGTCAAGGGTGCCGGATTGATGCCAATGGTCATGGACGTTGATGCCTTTGCCATCGAAAATATGCACGCGATTAACTATCCCCTGGCGCAAGATGAAACGACGGCTCTGGTGAATCTGGGAGCCAGTGTGATGAACGTCAACATTATCCGCGGTGGCGTCTCCTTGTTTACCCGGGATATCCCGTTGGGCGGCAATCGCTACACGGAAGCGATTCAGAGGGAAATGGGCCTGTCCTACGAGGAAGCTGAAGAGACCAAAAAAGGCGAGCGAAGCGGGAAGGCCGCCTCGGGTTCTATTGACAGTGTGATTGATAGCGTCAATGGAGAAGTGGCCTCAGAAATTGCCAGAACGGTTGATTACTTCAAGACCTCTGCCTCAAATGTGGGGCTGGATCGTGTTTTAGTGTGTGGCGGGGTCGCACGCGTCAGCGGGCTCGTGCAGCAATTAAGCGATCGCATGCAAACGCCGGTTGAAGTTGCCAATCCGTTTAGTGAAATTGATACATCGGGAAGTGACTTCGATCAGGATGCCCTGGCTGAAATGGCGCCGCTGGCTTCTGTTGCGGTAGGACTGGCCTTGAGATCAGTGGGGGACCGATGA
- the pilO gene encoding type 4a pilus biogenesis protein PilO, producing MALPSINLETLRSIPAPQKLALLGLLVGVLMAGFYFYIAEPKAAAIDMLQADNARLDGEIQTLTIKAKHLDELLAANKQLEIELAKKKERLPPEEEAVMLLKQVSDLGVRLGLDIRLWRPGAQAEDASKLFVKMPVAVEATGAYHTTALFFDRINRLPRIITVSGLKMGAPKMEQGRIVSQAQFDLVAYAAPPEKQAAAIPVPNVGKPAPVGK from the coding sequence ATGGCGTTGCCTTCTATCAATCTAGAGACGCTGCGCAGTATCCCTGCTCCGCAGAAGCTGGCCCTGCTGGGTTTGCTTGTGGGGGTGCTGATGGCGGGGTTCTACTTCTATATTGCAGAACCAAAAGCCGCGGCGATTGACATGCTTCAAGCGGACAACGCACGGTTGGACGGAGAAATTCAGACCCTCACGATCAAGGCGAAGCACCTCGACGAACTGCTCGCTGCCAATAAACAGCTTGAGATCGAACTGGCAAAAAAGAAGGAACGACTTCCTCCGGAAGAAGAAGCGGTCATGCTGTTGAAGCAAGTGTCCGATCTTGGTGTCCGCCTGGGGCTCGATATTAGGTTGTGGCGGCCGGGAGCTCAGGCAGAAGATGCGTCGAAACTGTTTGTGAAGATGCCTGTCGCCGTCGAAGCTACCGGGGCCTACCATACAACGGCACTGTTTTTTGATCGTATTAATCGGCTGCCGAGAATTATTACAGTCTCAGGTCTCAAGATGGGGGCGCCAAAGATGGAGCAGGGACGAATCGTGTCCCAGGCGCAATTTGATCTTGTGGCATATGCGGCTCCTCCGGAGAAGCAGGCTGCCGCGATTCCGGTGCCAAATGTTGGGAAGCCAGCTCCGGTTGGCAAATAG